The nucleotide sequence TCGACGCGGAGGGCCAGCGGGTCTTCCACCGGACTGATCGCGGTGACGAACTCGCCGTTCTCGAAGTGCAGCGACTGCAAGTTGCCGACCGCGTAGCCGGTCGAGAGCTCGCCGCTGAGGAGCGCGGAGTGGAAGAGGGGCCGGCGCTGATCCTCGGCGTCGTAGTGGGGGCAGAAGCTGCCGTGCAGGAAGCCGAGGCCCTCCGGCAGCACCTGCAGCGTCGGGCCGTAGCTGTCGGTCGTGCCACCGTCGAACCAGCAGATGCCGCCGGCGCTGCCGCCCGTGAACACGACGTTCGATGAGGGGTCCTCCCACATCTCGCGCATGATCTCGTCGAGGCCCTGACGCTTCCAGACGTCGAGCATGTTGGCGGTGTTGCCGCCGCCGACGTGGATCACGTCGAAGCCCTGCACGAACCCGGCGAGGTCGTCCACCGCCCGGTGGAAGAGCGGCAGATGATGCGGGGCGCAGCGGTCAGAGTCGTAGGTGGCGTAGAAGCTGACGATGTACGCCGGATCGTCACCGGTCGCGGTGCCGACGAACAGGACCCGAGGGCGTTCCTTGCCGGTGAGCCGCAGGATGTACTCGTGCGTCGGGTCGTTCCGACGTTCCATCATGGCCTTGCCGGCCCCGGTTGCGACGACGTGTGACATGCCCCCACCTCACTGTCGGTATGCGAATGCGCTCAACCTACTGCGCGGTCGTCACGTCGTCCAGGGGGGGCGCCCGCGGGGTCGTCGGGCGCGGACGGCTCAGCCGAACACGCGCGCCGTGCCCACGATGCCCTCGAGGAGGGGGATCGTGCGGGCGCGCGGTCCTTCCGGCGCGATGCCGAGCACGCGGGCGAGCTCGACAGCGAGGGCGGCGTGCCCGGCCGCGCTGGGATGGAAGGGGTCGTTCATGAGGCCCCACGGCACGCCACCGTTGCCGAGCTCCGCGAAGTGCGCGTGCTGGTCGACGAGGATCACGTCGTCTTCGCCCGCGACCCGGCGGACGGCCTCCGCGAAGGCGTCGATCCGTGCCCGCTCTGGCGCATTGCGCACGTCGATGGCGGGTGGCGTCTGCAGCACGGGGATCGCCCCCTGCGCACGCACCCGGCGCACGAAGTCGTGCAGCGAGGCGGCGTAGTCGTCCGGTGAGATGACCGGGCGCGGGCCGCCGTCGGAGGCGTCGTTGGTGCCGATCATCAGCGTCACGACGTCCGGCTGCCAGGCGCCGACGCGGCGCTCCCAGTCGTCCAGGATGTCGACGATGCGGTTGCCGCTGATCGCCGTGTTGACGACGATGTCGCGCACCCGCTCGAGCTCGCCGCGGATCAGCTCGTGGAGGTGCTCCGGGTAGCTGCGCCCGCCCTGCGTATGCACGAGGCCGTGCGTGATCGAGTCGCCGGTGATGACCCAGGTCAGGGGCGCGGAGGTGCGCAGGGCGTCGGCGAGGCGGCGCAGGTCGTCGGCAGCGGTGGCGGGGGAGGCGGAGGGAGCGATCGGCACGCCTCCGAGCCTATCCGGCGGGCGGCGCGATGTTCCTGACCCTCGGCGCGTAATGCCCGGGGCGCCACCCCGTCCTGTTCCCGAGGGTCGAGGCCGGGTACGAGAGTGCGCACGGTCTCCGCGATCTCGGCGTCGGCGGGACCCCTCCCCGATGACGCCGGGGAATCGATCCCCTCGTGCGGCGGGCTGCTCCCCCGGCCCGCCGCACTCACTCGCTGCCCTCTCTCGCCGCGGTGAGAACCCATTCCGGTACGCCGATATACACGTGGCCCGGAACGGGAGTGATCGCGCGGACCCCGGGTACTGTCGCTGACCGCGGCCGTCGCGTCCTCGCTCGGAGACAGGAGCAGGGGCGGTGTCGACGGCCCGCGAATCCTGCGCTGCTCGCGTAGTGCACGGTGCGTTTTCGCGTCTCATCTTCGCCCGTGCCCTGACGCGTGCACGCCTGTCACCGGAGGAACACATCATGACCCACACCGCACCCGGCCGACCCCCGGAAGGGCGGAGCGCCCGACTCTCCCGCCGGCTCGCCGCCGCCGCCGTGATCGTCGGAGGACTGATCGGCGCCCTGCTCACCCCGCTGACGGCCGCCGCCGCCCCGCCCTATGCCACGACCGCGACCGTCGAGTCCCTCGCCTTCACGCAGAAGGCGGTCGCGAGCGGGACGAAGACGGAGCTGACCGGGACGTGGTCGCTGCCCGACAATCCGGCCGTGCCCGCCGGGTTCGTCGTCGATCTCCCCGACGGGCTCCGTGGTCTGCCG is from Microbacterium sp. BLY and encodes:
- a CDS encoding peptidase E, whose translation is MSHVVATGAGKAMMERRNDPTHEYILRLTGKERPRVLFVGTATGDDPAYIVSFYATYDSDRCAPHHLPLFHRAVDDLAGFVQGFDVIHVGGGNTANMLDVWKRQGLDEIMREMWEDPSSNVVFTGGSAGGICWFDGGTTDSYGPTLQVLPEGLGFLHGSFCPHYDAEDQRRPLFHSALLSGELSTGYAVGNLQSLHFENGEFVTAISPVEDPLALRVEAVDGKIVETELPVQVLTGSAPIVPGPSS
- a CDS encoding SGNH/GDSL hydrolase family protein yields the protein MPIAPSASPATAADDLRRLADALRTSAPLTWVITGDSITHGLVHTQGGRSYPEHLHELIRGELERVRDIVVNTAISGNRIVDILDDWERRVGAWQPDVVTLMIGTNDASDGGPRPVISPDDYAASLHDFVRRVRAQGAIPVLQTPPAIDVRNAPERARIDAFAEAVRRVAGEDDVILVDQHAHFAELGNGGVPWGLMNDPFHPSAAGHAALAVELARVLGIAPEGPRARTIPLLEGIVGTARVFG